In Parasegetibacter sp. NRK P23, the genomic stretch GGCCGGAGTGATAAAATGTTTCGGGGCGATCCAGAATTCATCCATCAGGTAAGCGTTTACACGGTTCTCTTCGGCGAAATACAAATCCTTTACCCCAATTTTATCCGGTGCGCCGTTCTTTGTTTTAGCTTTCGAACGCTCCCTTTTCTTTTGACCCGCTTCGATAGCGGCCTGGACACTGTGTTTGTTCCCTAAAAACTGGTAGGTAACACGGTTGATGAATTCGCGGTCCGATTTATCTTCTGTTTCAGTAGTGGCCTCGGTTTCCACACCTTTGTTGTTATATTTGAAGGCTGTCTTATCTTTTTGTTCTTCGTAAGCCTGATAGATGGGGCGGAAAGTGAAGACATGTTTTTCAGAAGGCCGGAAAGTATAAGTTGCCCGCAGTGCCCAGCCGGTGCGGTCCTTTACTTCGTTGTCGGCCTGGGAAGTAGTATCTATTTTATTCGCGGAATATTTATAGGCGGGTTTTGTAACTCCTTTGTCTTCCTGTGAATACAATAACATGGGGTCGAAGTTGAAACTGTGTTTCGGAGCGATGTTCCAGTTGAGCCGGGGAGCAAAGTTGGCTTCTTTGTACTTTTTCAATTCCATTTCATCTTCACCGGATTGCAGCACACCGTTCTTGAAAGATTCCTTTGTTTTTGCCTTTGGCGCCTCGCGGGTCTGGTAGCCGCCATTCAGCAGGAAGCTGGCGTTTTTGCCGATTGCGTTGCCATATTGCAGGTAGCTGTCGTAAACCGTTCCATGTTCTTCTACTTTTCCCAGGCTGGCGTTCAGGCGGAGGGTCGGGTGAGGCATGGCCTTCTTCAAAACGATGTTAATACTGCCTGCCATCCCCTGCGCATCCATATTGGCGGTGGGTGTGCGAAGAATTTCGATCCGCTCAACCATGTTCAGGGGAATCCGATCCACCTGGAACTCTCTTTTTTCGCCGCCGTCCGGAATCCTTTCTTCATCTATGAGTATTTGGGTGTACTCTTTATCTAATCCTCTGAATTTTACATCTTTAGCTTCGTTTCCTTTGTCCATTACCACACCCGGCAGCGAGCGGAGATAATCCCCGATTGTGGTCAATTCGAAACGTTCAAAATCTTTACTGGTATAAACGAGTTTGGATGAACCGGCATTTTTACGCGCATCAAGGTCGATTACGCTACGAACAACAACTTCCACGAGGTCGTTGGTTTGGGCGGAATCCACTTTTTTCTGCGCGGATACGTCTATAAAAAACAAAGATGTGAGCAGGGAAAGCAGCAGCTTTTTCATTCAGGGGAGCATTTCAGGCTGCGAAGTTGCGCATAGTTCTACCGGAAGCTTTACAGAATCGGGAAAATGCCTTTACGAGATCGGGAAAATTTTATGTGAAGTGCTGTTGCTCTGATTATTTAAAACGGCGTTTTGCTGAGTTATGTAAAAGGCATTTCGCTGTTCTAAGAAGAAGAAGGTTATTAAACAGCATACCGAAATACAAACGCCGTACCTCTACCCATCAAAATCAACTTGTACACATTGTAGGGCTATCCGGGACAAAGTGTTTTTCTTAAACTCAATATTAGAACCAAAGGCTTCAAATGAAGAACGGGGTAGAAACCCCGCTCCGTGATTATAAAACCTATAAATGACTGCTTAATTGAGTCATGAAAT encodes the following:
- a CDS encoding TonB-dependent siderophore receptor, giving the protein MKKLLLSLLTSLFFIDVSAQKKVDSAQTNDLVEVVVRSVIDLDARKNAGSSKLVYTSKDFERFELTTIGDYLRSLPGVVMDKGNEAKDVKFRGLDKEYTQILIDEERIPDGGEKREFQVDRIPLNMVERIEILRTPTANMDAQGMAGSINIVLKKAMPHPTLRLNASLGKVEEHGTVYDSYLQYGNAIGKNASFLLNGGYQTREAPKAKTKESFKNGVLQSGEDEMELKKYKEANFAPRLNWNIAPKHSFNFDPMLLYSQEDKGVTKPAYKYSANKIDTTSQADNEVKDRTGWALRATYTFRPSEKHVFTFRPIYQAYEEQKDKTAFKYNNKGVETEATTETEDKSDREFINRVTYQFLGNKHSVQAAIEAGQKKRERSKAKTKNGAPDKIGVKDLYFAEENRVNAYLMDEFWIAPKHFITPAIRWEYTNGSNTSYFKADSGNDTAVARSNNYNTLNPSLNYLYNISNSLNFRLGMARTVRRPQFDQLTPFLEEKKGTIAEPDNAGNPLLEPETSLGGDAGLDFFFGKEQKLGVFGVNAFYRDVNDYMESQVNLDAATNRFVSKTINAGDGKVWGFEFDARYAITVKGVGQFIPKANYSILRSEVLDNKTGQLRKFKNQPDYVYNIGLEYVMNNRRFSIGANFNKVPINQEPTTKDDGSYEVKENTDIQRLDVFLNYTVNRKLAVRLAGQNLLTQTKEVRKSVYNTAGVLTSYDVERENYASTLMLSLQWNFR